One region of Streptomyces leeuwenhoekii genomic DNA includes:
- a CDS encoding ferredoxin yields the protein MNITVDEAKCCGAGQCVLVAPDVFDQRDEDGIVVLLDATPEAGRHAAVRDAATICPAAAIQVHE from the coding sequence ATGAACATCACCGTCGACGAGGCGAAGTGCTGCGGTGCCGGCCAGTGCGTCCTGGTGGCCCCGGACGTCTTCGACCAGCGCGACGAGGACGGCATCGTCGTCCTGCTCGACGCCACGCCGGAGGCCGGCCGGCACGCCGCCGTCCGTGACGCCGCCACCATCTGCCCGGCCGCGGCCATCCAGGTCCACGAATGA
- a CDS encoding helix-turn-helix transcriptional regulator, with translation MPTQARTTRWTPRNGRPDRVTVAVHAADEILRVGVVQQLRPCPEVELLDGADAERAQATLVVVDSVDDDVAALLHRLRRNPATRTGLVVGSLGSGSLQRVLECGVAAVLRRGEADQDRLLHLVLAMANGEGVLPGDLLGKLLTHVGSLQRSTPDTRGLSLSTLTTREAEMLRLVSEGLDTAEIARKTAYSERTVKNVLHEIITRLQLRNRAHAVGYALRNDLI, from the coding sequence ATGCCCACCCAGGCCCGCACCACGCGCTGGACGCCCCGCAACGGCCGTCCGGACCGGGTGACCGTGGCCGTCCACGCCGCCGACGAGATACTGCGCGTGGGCGTGGTCCAGCAGCTGCGTCCGTGTCCGGAGGTGGAACTGCTCGACGGCGCCGACGCGGAGCGGGCCCAGGCGACGCTGGTGGTGGTCGACAGCGTCGACGACGACGTGGCGGCCCTGCTGCACCGGCTGCGGCGCAACCCCGCCACCCGCACGGGGCTCGTGGTGGGCTCCCTCGGGTCCGGCTCGCTGCAACGCGTCCTCGAGTGCGGCGTGGCGGCGGTGCTGCGGCGCGGCGAGGCCGACCAGGACCGGCTGCTGCACCTGGTCCTGGCGATGGCCAACGGCGAGGGGGTGCTGCCCGGCGACCTGCTCGGCAAGCTGCTCACCCACGTGGGCAGCCTGCAGCGCTCCACGCCCGACACCCGGGGGCTGTCGCTGTCCACGCTGACCACCCGCGAGGCGGAGATGCTGCGTCTGGTGTCGGAGGGCCTGGACACCGCGGAGATCGCCCGCAAGACCGCGTACTCCGAACGGACCGTCAAGAACGTGCTGCACGAGATCATCACGCGGCTGCAGCTGCGCAACCGGGCCCACGCCGTCGGCTACGCGCTGCGCAACGACCTGATCTGA
- a CDS encoding NAD(P)/FAD-dependent oxidoreductase, producing the protein MSAARQRIAVIGASAAGLAAAEGLRRLGWDGLITLVGDEPHPPYDRPPLSKQVLSGAWPPERTALRDPGRLAALGLDLRLGTRAVAYDPERRHVTLDDGEQTVLECAGVVAATGVRARTLPGTEGVEGVHVLRTLQDALALRRRLAEPGRRLAVVGSGVLGAEAAAAARGLGHRVALVGAQDTPMERVLGREVGALLAEVHRAHGVTLYPGRTVTAIAVDGGRARGVELADGTFVEADDVLVAIGSEPAVDWLRGPTAPDLSDGLGCDRYCAAAPGLYGAGDVARWYHPGLGRHIRIEHRMNAGEQGLAAARNLLAELDGERFGERRPFEPVPYFWSDQYDLKLHAYGVLAGAVRTEVLRLGKDPLRLAALYGGPDRVTGVLGIGLTPRQARSLRPLAAEPGTWEEAVARLGETVTA; encoded by the coding sequence ATGAGCGCCGCCCGCCAGCGCATCGCCGTGATCGGCGCGTCGGCGGCCGGACTCGCCGCGGCCGAGGGGCTGCGCCGCCTGGGCTGGGACGGCCTGATCACCCTCGTCGGCGACGAGCCGCACCCGCCGTACGACCGGCCGCCGCTGTCCAAGCAGGTGCTGTCCGGCGCATGGCCGCCCGAGCGCACCGCGCTGCGCGACCCCGGCCGGCTCGCCGCCCTCGGGCTCGACCTGCGGCTGGGCACCCGGGCCGTCGCCTACGACCCGGAGCGGCGCCACGTCACACTGGACGACGGCGAGCAGACCGTCCTGGAGTGCGCGGGCGTCGTCGCCGCCACCGGGGTGCGCGCCCGGACCCTGCCCGGCACCGAGGGCGTCGAGGGCGTGCACGTGCTGCGCACCCTCCAGGACGCCCTCGCCCTGCGGCGCCGGCTCGCCGAGCCGGGGCGCCGGCTCGCGGTCGTGGGCAGCGGTGTGCTCGGCGCCGAGGCCGCCGCCGCGGCCCGCGGGCTCGGGCACCGGGTGGCGCTGGTCGGCGCCCAGGACACGCCCATGGAGCGCGTCCTGGGCCGCGAGGTCGGCGCACTGCTCGCCGAGGTCCACCGCGCCCACGGCGTCACCCTGTACCCGGGCCGCACGGTCACCGCGATCGCCGTGGACGGCGGGCGGGCGAGGGGGGTGGAACTGGCCGACGGCACCTTCGTGGAGGCCGACGACGTCCTGGTCGCCATCGGCTCCGAACCGGCCGTCGACTGGCTGCGCGGCCCCACCGCCCCGGACCTGTCCGACGGGCTGGGCTGCGACCGCTACTGCGCCGCCGCGCCCGGCCTCTACGGCGCCGGCGACGTCGCCCGCTGGTACCACCCCGGTCTGGGGCGGCACATCCGGATCGAGCACCGGATGAACGCCGGCGAGCAGGGACTGGCCGCCGCCCGCAACCTCCTGGCCGAACTGGACGGCGAACGCTTCGGCGAGCGGCGCCCGTTCGAGCCGGTCCCGTACTTCTGGTCCGACCAGTACGACCTGAAGCTGCACGCCTACGGCGTCCTGGCCGGGGCCGTGCGGACCGAGGTGCTGCGCCTGGGCAAGGACCCGCTGCGGCTGGCCGCGCTCTACGGTGGCCCGGACCGCGTCACCGGCGTCCTGGGCATCGGCCTGACGCCCCGTCAGGCCCGTTCCCTGAGGCCGCTGGCCGCCGAGCCCGGCACCTGGGAGGAGGCCGTCGCGCGGCTCGGGGAGACGGTCACCGCCTGA